Proteins encoded by one window of Rhodobium gokarnense:
- the rplS gene encoding 50S ribosomal protein L19, whose protein sequence is MNIIQELETEQMAAIEESRKLPDFSAGDTLRVNVRVTEGNRTRVQAYEGVCISRSGGGLNESFTVRKISYGEGVERVFPLFSPLIESIDVVRRGKVRRAKLYYLRGRRGKSARISEATNVRTRRLVDAEKRAAADAKAAVEAEKAAARAAAAEAAAAAEAAAAAEAEAGDTASE, encoded by the coding sequence GTGAACATCATCCAGGAACTCGAAACCGAGCAGATGGCGGCGATCGAAGAAAGCCGCAAGCTCCCGGACTTCTCGGCCGGCGATACGCTGCGCGTCAACGTGCGCGTCACCGAAGGCAACCGCACCCGCGTGCAGGCCTATGAGGGCGTCTGCATCTCGCGCTCCGGCGGCGGCCTCAACGAGAGCTTCACGGTCCGCAAGATTTCCTACGGCGAGGGCGTGGAGCGTGTCTTCCCGCTGTTCTCGCCGCTGATTGAGTCCATCGACGTCGTGCGCCGCGGCAAGGTCCGCCGCGCCAAGCTCTATTACCTGCGCGGCCGCCGCGGCAAGTCCGCCCGCATCTCCGAGGCGACCAACGTGCGCACCCGCCGCCTGGTCGACGCCGAGAAGCGCGCCGCCGCCGACGCCAAGGCCGCCGTGGAGGCCGAGAAGGCCGCAGCACGGGCCGCCGCCGCCGAAGCCGCCGCTGCGGCGGAAGCCGCTGCCGCCGCCGAGGCCGAGGCGGGCGACACCGCTTCCGAATAG
- a CDS encoding 2-hydroxychromene-2-carboxylate isomerase — MAKPTVDFWYEFASTYSYPAAFRVEAVAARFGVAVRWRVFALGPLFKAEGLPADSPFNWQAAKGRYMWRDVARLCADLDLAFAPPDPFPQPSLLAARVALLGEDAGWDAAFAKAVFAAEFADGAPIGERGVIAGILTDLGLDADAILEAATSADNKARLRTVTGEAHGLGIFGAPDFVTPDGELFWGNDRMEAAFRWALAHAERVPGGAPGG, encoded by the coding sequence ATGGCCAAACCGACGGTCGATTTCTGGTACGAATTCGCCTCCACCTATTCCTATCCGGCGGCGTTCCGGGTCGAGGCGGTCGCGGCGCGGTTCGGCGTTGCCGTGCGCTGGCGGGTGTTCGCGCTCGGCCCGCTGTTCAAGGCCGAGGGCCTGCCGGCGGACTCGCCGTTCAACTGGCAGGCGGCAAAAGGACGCTACATGTGGCGGGACGTCGCCCGGCTCTGCGCGGACCTCGACCTCGCCTTCGCGCCGCCCGATCCGTTTCCGCAGCCGAGCCTCCTTGCCGCCCGCGTCGCCCTCCTCGGCGAGGATGCGGGCTGGGACGCGGCCTTTGCCAAGGCGGTCTTTGCGGCCGAGTTCGCCGACGGGGCGCCGATCGGCGAGCGCGGCGTGATCGCCGGGATACTTACGGATCTCGGGCTCGATGCGGACGCCATCCTGGAGGCGGCGACGAGCGCCGACAACAAGGCGCGGCTGCGGACCGTCACGGGAGAGGCGCACGGGCTCGGTATCTTCGGCGCGCCCGATTTCGTCACGCCAGACGGCGAACTCTTCTGGGGCAATGACCGCATGGAGGCGGCATTCCGCTGGGCGCTCGCCCATGCGGAACGTGTGCCCGGGGGTGCGCCCGGCGGCTGA
- a CDS encoding tellurite resistance TerB family protein, protein MFESLKQFLTDITQGQPADDGSPESDQRLAVAALLVHLVSVDGIVADSEKQRLKEILRTNYNLSEKDTEALISEARTRDREAIDLYAFTSVLKRTLADDERRHVVEMMWEIVYADGTVHEMEDNIVWRVAELLGVSSRDRIAMRKRVEGRIDDDEAE, encoded by the coding sequence ATGTTCGAATCGCTTAAGCAGTTTCTGACCGACATCACCCAGGGCCAGCCCGCCGACGACGGGTCCCCGGAGAGCGACCAGCGCCTCGCCGTGGCCGCCCTGCTGGTGCATCTGGTCTCCGTCGACGGCATCGTCGCGGACTCCGAGAAGCAGCGCCTGAAGGAAATCCTGCGCACCAATTACAACCTGTCGGAAAAGGACACCGAGGCGCTGATCTCCGAAGCGCGCACCCGCGACCGCGAGGCGATCGACCTTTACGCCTTCACCAGCGTCCTGAAGCGCACGCTCGCCGACGACGAGCGCCGCCATGTCGTGGAGATGATGTGGGAGATCGTCTACGCCGACGGCACCGTCCACGAGATGGAGGACAACATCGTCTGGCGCGTCGCCGAACTCCTCGGTGTGTCGTCCCGCGACCGCATCGCCATGAGGAAGCGCGTCGAGGGCCGCATCGACGACGACGAGGCCGAATGA
- a CDS encoding phosphatase PAP2 family protein, whose product MHSIDFQNASRRGIVATATTTARYRPIAAILIVTAALSLFFNVFPDVDIAVSGVFYEPGVGFPLHHDPFLRRLRDLNPFLSWLLGLSAAAALLAWMLVERLRRHIDIRAPVFVLTSMALAPGLLVNVMLKGNWGRARPKNVDVFGGDHPFSPVWEIVDYCHTNCSFTSGEASTAAFLLVVVFLAPACWRLPATATVGALAAALSINRVAFGAHFLSDVLLSWTLTLAVTLTAYKLLYKKPPQWLQKPRLEAAFARLAAATAALARRIARGAGRLRAHSRDLLR is encoded by the coding sequence TTGCACAGCATCGATTTTCAGAACGCCTCCCGGCGCGGCATCGTCGCCACAGCGACGACCACGGCCCGCTACCGGCCCATTGCCGCCATCCTGATCGTCACCGCGGCGCTCTCCCTGTTCTTCAACGTCTTCCCGGACGTGGACATCGCGGTCTCCGGCGTCTTCTACGAGCCCGGCGTCGGATTTCCGCTCCACCACGACCCGTTCCTCCGGCGATTGCGTGACCTCAACCCGTTCCTGTCCTGGCTGCTCGGCCTGTCCGCGGCCGCCGCACTCCTTGCCTGGATGCTGGTGGAGCGGTTGCGGCGCCATATCGATATCCGCGCGCCGGTCTTCGTCCTGACGTCGATGGCGCTGGCGCCGGGCCTCCTCGTCAACGTCATGCTGAAGGGCAACTGGGGCCGCGCCCGGCCGAAAAACGTCGATGTCTTCGGCGGCGACCATCCGTTCTCCCCCGTCTGGGAGATCGTCGACTACTGCCACACCAATTGCTCCTTCACCTCCGGCGAGGCCTCCACCGCGGCGTTTCTCCTCGTCGTCGTCTTCCTGGCGCCGGCCTGCTGGCGTCTGCCGGCGACCGCCACGGTCGGCGCCCTTGCCGCCGCCCTGTCGATCAACCGCGTCGCCTTCGGCGCCCATTTCCTCTCCGACGTCCTGCTGTCCTGGACGCTGACCCTTGCCGTCACGCTGACCGCCTACAAGCTGCTCTACAAGAAGCCGCCGCAATGGCTGCAAAAGCCGCGGCTGGAGGCCGCCTTCGCCCGCCTTGCCGCAGCGACCGCCGCGCTTGCCCGGCGGATCGCCCGCGGCGCAGGGCGGCTTCGGGCGCACAGCCGCGACCTGCTGCGCTGA
- a CDS encoding DUF3050 domain-containing protein, which yields MNAPAGPGSLTADIIEATRAPLDTHPVYGAINSRARLCRFMEHHVFSVWDFMSLIKYLQARVAPTNVPWAPVGDGSVRRFINELVLEEETDELPGNGVGAPAFASHFELYCTAMREVGADPTAVLAFVETAVTEGIEAALATGLAPAPSATFTRTTFGFINSGRPHQVAAALALGREHIIPAMFRRFLSDMEIGPDEAPVFHFYLNRHIHLDEDFHAPLSLKLLNALCEGDPQRLGEAREAATAAVAARLTFWDGVHEAISAVD from the coding sequence ATGAACGCACCCGCCGGTCCCGGCAGCCTTACCGCCGACATCATCGAAGCGACGCGGGCGCCGCTCGACACGCACCCGGTCTACGGCGCGATCAACAGCCGCGCGCGGCTCTGCCGGTTCATGGAGCACCATGTCTTCTCGGTCTGGGATTTCATGTCGCTGATCAAGTACCTGCAGGCGCGGGTGGCGCCGACCAACGTGCCCTGGGCGCCGGTCGGCGACGGCAGCGTCCGGCGCTTCATCAACGAGCTGGTGCTGGAGGAGGAGACCGACGAACTTCCGGGCAACGGCGTTGGCGCTCCGGCCTTTGCCAGCCATTTCGAGCTCTATTGTACGGCGATGCGCGAGGTCGGGGCCGATCCCACCGCGGTGCTTGCCTTCGTCGAGACGGCGGTGACGGAAGGTATCGAGGCGGCGCTTGCCACCGGCCTTGCGCCGGCGCCGTCCGCGACCTTCACCCGCACCACCTTCGGCTTCATCAATTCGGGCCGGCCGCATCAGGTGGCGGCGGCGCTGGCGCTCGGGCGCGAGCACATCATCCCGGCGATGTTCCGCCGGTTCCTCTCCGACATGGAGATCGGTCCGGACGAGGCGCCGGTGTTCCACTTCTATCTCAACCGGCACATCCATCTCGACGAGGATTTCCATGCGCCGCTGTCGCTGAAGCTGCTCAACGCGCTCTGCGAGGGCGATCCGCAGCGGCTGGGCGAGGCGCGCGAGGCGGCGACGGCGGCAGTGGCCGCACGGCTGACCTTCTGGGACGGGGTGCACGAGGCCATCTCGGCGGTGGACTGA
- a CDS encoding TAXI family TRAP transporter solute-binding subunit produces MAGEREGFSRRLAFAALIGLAIGTAVVLVAVPFGKKEPYQHLTVAAGPRGSDAYQLLSEIAEVVERHSETLRLTVRESGGSSENVGMIRAGTVDLAAVHADTPAVNVIRLVSHLYKDYFQLIARSEAGISSIRDLVGKRIALPPFGTDEFRAFWMLARHYNLAVDDFRWKAMSLPRATEAIARNQVDAVFALRSLHDRLILHLISNADLVGTRLAYVPIDQTRAIAINRPFLDASTIVKGAFDGDPPLPATDIQAPTIERLLVARADLDPMAIRELTGILFEQRLDLIVRTPLADEIAIPNAAIGLAVPLHDGADAYYRRDEPSFIQENAEPLALLVTVIAMVMSAGFALRARLVANRKNRADSYNYQLLALANEARDAESVETLDKCRDSLHEIRESVVVALDTDDVTEEGFQSFAFLWDSVRIGIDQRRAEIDGSRTAVEERKQITTRQPETAQ; encoded by the coding sequence ATGGCGGGGGAAAGAGAGGGGTTTTCAAGGCGCCTTGCCTTTGCCGCGCTGATCGGCCTTGCCATCGGCACGGCCGTGGTTCTGGTTGCCGTTCCCTTCGGCAAGAAGGAACCCTATCAGCACCTGACCGTTGCCGCCGGCCCGCGTGGCAGCGACGCCTACCAGCTCCTCAGCGAGATCGCCGAGGTCGTCGAGCGCCATTCCGAGACGCTGCGGCTGACCGTGCGCGAAAGCGGCGGTTCCAGCGAAAATGTCGGCATGATCCGCGCCGGCACCGTCGACCTCGCCGCCGTCCATGCCGACACCCCGGCGGTCAACGTCATCCGCCTCGTCAGCCATCTCTACAAGGACTATTTCCAGCTCATCGCCCGCTCCGAGGCCGGCATTTCCAGCATCCGCGACCTCGTCGGCAAGCGCATCGCCCTGCCGCCCTTCGGCACCGACGAGTTCCGGGCGTTCTGGATGCTCGCCCGCCACTACAATCTTGCGGTCGACGATTTCCGCTGGAAGGCGATGAGCCTTCCGCGAGCCACCGAGGCCATCGCCAGGAACCAGGTCGATGCCGTCTTTGCCCTGCGCTCCCTGCACGACCGGCTGATCCTGCACCTGATCTCCAACGCCGACCTCGTCGGCACCCGGCTCGCCTATGTCCCCATCGACCAGACGCGGGCGATCGCCATCAACCGGCCCTTCCTCGATGCCTCGACCATCGTCAAGGGCGCCTTCGACGGCGACCCGCCGCTGCCCGCCACCGACATCCAGGCGCCGACCATCGAGCGGCTCCTGGTCGCCCGCGCCGACCTCGACCCGATGGCGATCCGCGAACTCACCGGCATCCTCTTCGAGCAACGCCTCGACCTCATCGTCAGGACGCCGCTCGCCGACGAGATCGCCATCCCCAATGCCGCGATCGGCCTTGCCGTGCCGCTCCATGACGGCGCCGACGCCTATTATCGCCGCGACGAGCCCTCCTTCATCCAGGAGAACGCGGAGCCGCTGGCACTCCTCGTCACCGTCATCGCCATGGTGATGTCGGCCGGCTTCGCGCTGCGCGCCCGGCTGGTGGCCAACCGCAAGAACAGGGCCGACTCCTACAATTACCAGCTCCTGGCGCTCGCCAACGAGGCGCGCGACGCGGAGAGCGTGGAGACCCTCGACAAGTGCCGCGACAGCCTGCACGAGATCCGCGAATCCGTCGTCGTTGCCCTCGACACCGACGACGTCACCGAGGAGGGCTTTCAGTCCTTCGCCTTCCTATGGGATTCGGTGCGCATCGGCATCGACCAGCGCCGCGCCGAGATCGACGGCAGCCGAACGGCGGTCGAGGAGAGAAAACAGATCACGACCAGGCAACCCGAAACGGCGCAATAG
- a CDS encoding argininosuccinate synthase — protein MSDIKKVVLAYSGGLDTSIILKWLQVTYGCEVVTFTADLGQGEELEPARRNAERAGIKEIYIDDLREEFVGDFVYPMMRANALYEGVYLLGTSIARPLISKRLIEIAHETGADAIAHGATGKGNDQVRFELAAYALDPDIKIIAPWREWDFKSRTDLIEFAEKHQIQVPKDKRGEAPFSVDANLLHSSSEGKVLEDPNEEPPAYVFQRTIAPEEAPDTPTYIEIGFEKGDAVTLDGEKLSPATMLARLNDLGRDNGIGRVDLVENRFVGMKSRGIYETPGGTILTVAHRAMESLTLDREAMHLKDQLMPRYSELVYYGFWFAPEREMLQALIDKSQEHVEGTVRLKLYKGSAIVVGRKSDKSLYSDELVTFEDDRGAYDQKDAEGFIRLNALRLRTLAMRRRKG, from the coding sequence GTGAGCGACATCAAGAAGGTGGTTCTTGCCTATTCGGGCGGCCTCGACACCTCGATCATCCTGAAATGGCTGCAAGTGACCTATGGCTGCGAGGTGGTCACCTTCACCGCCGATCTCGGCCAGGGCGAGGAGCTGGAGCCGGCCCGGCGCAACGCCGAGCGCGCCGGCATCAAGGAGATCTATATCGACGATCTGCGCGAGGAGTTCGTCGGCGATTTCGTCTATCCGATGATGCGCGCCAACGCGCTCTATGAGGGCGTCTACCTGCTCGGCACCTCGATCGCCCGGCCGCTGATCTCCAAGCGCCTGATCGAGATCGCCCACGAGACCGGCGCCGACGCCATCGCCCACGGCGCCACCGGCAAGGGCAACGACCAGGTGCGCTTCGAGCTCGCCGCCTATGCCCTCGACCCGGACATCAAGATCATCGCCCCCTGGCGCGAATGGGACTTCAAGAGCCGCACTGACCTCATCGAGTTCGCCGAAAAGCACCAGATCCAGGTGCCGAAGGACAAGCGCGGCGAGGCGCCGTTCTCCGTCGACGCCAACCTGTTGCACTCCTCCTCCGAGGGCAAGGTGCTGGAGGACCCGAACGAGGAGCCGCCGGCCTACGTGTTCCAGCGCACCATCGCCCCGGAAGAGGCGCCCGACACCCCGACCTATATCGAGATCGGCTTTGAGAAGGGCGACGCCGTCACGCTCGACGGCGAGAAGCTGTCGCCGGCGACCATGCTCGCCCGCCTCAACGACCTCGGCCGCGACAACGGCATCGGCCGTGTCGACCTCGTGGAAAACCGCTTCGTCGGCATGAAGAGCCGCGGCATCTACGAGACCCCCGGCGGCACCATCCTCACCGTCGCCCACCGGGCGATGGAATCCCTGACGCTCGACCGCGAGGCCATGCACCTCAAGGACCAGCTCATGCCGCGCTATTCCGAGCTCGTCTATTACGGCTTCTGGTTCGCCCCGGAGCGCGAGATGCTGCAGGCGCTCATCGACAAGAGCCAGGAGCATGTCGAGGGAACGGTCCGCCTGAAACTCTACAAGGGCAGCGCCATCGTCGTCGGCCGCAAGAGCGACAAGTCGCTCTATTCCGACGAACTGGTCACCTTCGAGGACGACCGCGGCGCCTACGACCAGAAGGACGCCGAAGGCTTCATCCGCCTCAACGCCCTGCGCCTTCGGACGCTTGCCATGCGCCGCCGCAAGGGCTGA
- a CDS encoding methyl-accepting chemotaxis protein, translated as MARRATDSTTTAAGDDLTATISDFLEMNGASAGNGKALWRALSPRMPAILETFYGALADRPELAAKLGANCGRVEELKATQQRHMEFLLNRGPGPELEEQARKIGEAHVRAEITPLWYLAAYGRLFHDMIPALVAGNRLSPKKQTRMLQTAVSHIFLDMVLAYDAYQTSLMAATVEKKEREKDVHSLRKLAQTVRNINDVTLNMAYLSNNIRAASDGGQAISSASAELVASIQQIAATSDGTAQEADTTHTAIADGLKSMQAVSTTIKDIAASSQRSADDLTELHEASDQISEFLTVIESIAAQTNLLALNATIEAARAGEAGKGFAVVAAEVKELATQTAKATEDIAQRIEALKGGMMTIRASIESSQNAVEKGEETITGANALMETVGTQIGDVSHKMQEISSILQQQHGASQEIAESITRVADLANENERRLSEMSGSLDHANGAFLEDAKAWFDAGSARSLCEMAKIDHVMFKKRIVDTVTGRDQWRAGEVPDHHTCRLGKWYDAITDERIRSHPSFVAMREPHRTVHAAARETLEACDRGDKEGVGAGLDRLEAASIAVIEALDAFSVALDGDLQKAG; from the coding sequence ATGGCTCGCCGTGCAACAGACTCCACGACTACCGCCGCGGGCGATGACCTGACGGCGACGATTTCCGATTTCCTGGAAATGAACGGTGCGTCTGCCGGCAACGGCAAGGCGCTGTGGCGCGCGCTGTCGCCGCGCATGCCGGCGATCCTGGAAACCTTCTACGGCGCCCTGGCCGACCGGCCCGAGCTTGCCGCAAAGCTCGGCGCCAATTGCGGCCGGGTCGAGGAACTGAAGGCGACCCAGCAGCGGCACATGGAGTTCCTGCTCAATCGCGGCCCGGGGCCCGAGCTGGAAGAGCAGGCGCGCAAGATCGGCGAGGCCCATGTGCGGGCCGAGATCACGCCGCTCTGGTACCTCGCCGCCTATGGCCGGCTGTTCCACGACATGATCCCGGCGCTCGTTGCCGGCAACCGGCTGTCGCCGAAAAAGCAGACGCGGATGCTGCAGACGGCGGTCTCGCACATCTTCCTCGACATGGTTCTCGCCTATGACGCCTACCAGACCAGCCTGATGGCTGCGACGGTGGAGAAGAAGGAGCGGGAAAAGGACGTCCACAGCTTGCGCAAGCTCGCCCAGACCGTCCGCAACATCAACGACGTGACGCTGAACATGGCGTATCTGTCCAACAACATCCGCGCGGCCAGCGACGGCGGACAGGCGATTTCGTCGGCCTCGGCGGAATTGGTCGCATCGATCCAGCAGATCGCGGCGACCAGCGACGGCACGGCGCAGGAGGCCGACACCACCCATACGGCGATCGCCGACGGCCTGAAGTCGATGCAGGCGGTGTCGACGACCATCAAGGACATCGCCGCAAGCTCGCAGCGGAGCGCCGACGACCTCACCGAGCTGCACGAGGCCTCCGACCAGATCAGCGAGTTCCTGACCGTCATCGAGAGCATCGCGGCGCAGACCAACCTCCTGGCGCTGAACGCGACCATCGAAGCCGCCCGTGCGGGCGAGGCGGGCAAGGGCTTTGCGGTCGTTGCCGCCGAGGTCAAGGAACTGGCGACCCAGACCGCCAAGGCGACGGAGGACATCGCCCAGCGCATCGAAGCGCTGAAGGGCGGCATGATGACCATCCGCGCGTCCATCGAAAGCTCGCAGAACGCAGTGGAAAAGGGCGAGGAGACGATCACCGGCGCCAATGCGCTGATGGAGACGGTCGGCACCCAGATCGGCGACGTGTCCCACAAGATGCAGGAGATCTCCTCGATCCTGCAGCAGCAGCACGGCGCCAGTCAGGAGATCGCCGAAAGCATCACCCGCGTTGCCGACCTTGCCAACGAGAACGAGCGGCGCCTCAGCGAGATGTCCGGCTCGCTCGACCACGCCAACGGCGCCTTCCTTGAGGACGCCAAGGCCTGGTTCGATGCCGGTTCCGCCCGCTCGCTCTGCGAGATGGCCAAGATCGACCATGTGATGTTCAAGAAGCGCATCGTCGATACCGTGACCGGCCGCGACCAGTGGCGGGCCGGCGAGGTGCCGGACCACCACACCTGCCGGCTCGGCAAGTGGTACGACGCGATCACCGACGAGCGCATCCGCTCCCATCCGTCCTTCGTGGCGATGCGCGAGCCGCACCGGACCGTCCATGCGGCGGCGCGCGAGACGCTGGAAGCCTGTGACCGCGGCGACAAGGAGGGGGTCGGCGCCGGCCTCGACCGGCTGGAAGCGGCGAGCATCGCGGTCATCGAGGCGCTCGATGCCTTCTCCGTCGCACTCGACGGGGACCTGCAAAAGGCGGGCTGA
- a CDS encoding LysE family translocator, translating to MFFLPDPAALAAFSLATVVLALTPGPDMTFFLGKAIVAGRRTGFVAFGGAITGILVHTLFVAVGLSALLAASATAFTVLKVVGAAYLLWLAVDAIRNGSGFDPALADGKRQSLRRVFLSGLGINILNPKIILFFVTFLPQFVSAGDPDAAAKLVFLGGWFIVVAAAIILPMITFADLIAARLRRSPRILRAIDWLFAGVMAGFAVRLALARAN from the coding sequence ATGTTCTTCCTGCCCGACCCCGCAGCGCTTGCCGCGTTCAGCCTTGCCACCGTCGTCCTGGCGCTGACGCCCGGGCCGGACATGACGTTCTTCCTCGGCAAGGCGATCGTCGCCGGCCGGCGCACCGGCTTCGTCGCCTTCGGCGGGGCGATCACCGGCATCCTCGTCCACACGCTGTTCGTCGCCGTTGGCCTTTCCGCCCTGCTGGCGGCGTCCGCCACCGCCTTCACCGTGCTGAAGGTGGTCGGCGCGGCCTACCTTCTGTGGCTTGCCGTCGATGCGATCCGCAACGGCAGCGGCTTCGACCCGGCGCTCGCCGACGGCAAGCGCCAGAGCCTTCGCCGCGTGTTCCTGTCCGGTCTCGGCATCAACATCCTCAACCCGAAGATCATCCTCTTCTTCGTGACGTTCCTGCCGCAGTTCGTCTCGGCCGGCGACCCGGACGCGGCGGCCAAGCTCGTCTTCCTCGGCGGCTGGTTCATCGTCGTCGCCGCGGCGATCATCCTGCCGATGATCACTTTTGCCGACCTGATCGCGGCGCGGCTGCGCCGCTCGCCCCGGATCCTCAGGGCCATCGACTGGCTGTTCGCCGGCGTCATGGCCGGCTTCGCCGTGCGCCTGGCGCTGGCCCGGGCGAACTGA
- the leuC gene encoding 3-isopropylmalate dehydratase large subunit has product MSAPRTLYDKIWDDHLVETQDDGSSLIYIDRHLVHEVTSPQAFEGLRMSGRKARAPEKTLAVVDHNIPTTDRSKGVDDPESALQIETLARNAAEFGLEYYDEHDVRQGVVHIIGPEQGFTLPGTTIVCGDSHTSTHGAFGALAHGIGTSEVEHVLATQTLIQSKAKNMRVTVDGTLPDGVTAKDIVLAIIGEIGTGGGTGHVIEYAGEAIRALSMEGRMTVCNMTVEAGARAGMVAPDEKTFEYLKGRPKSPKGTAWEMAVDYWKTLVTDEGAAFDAEVRLDAANLPPLITWGTSPENVVAITGNVPDPAKIEDPVKRGAVERALAYMGLEAGTKMTDIAIDRAFVGSCTNGRIEDLRAAAAVAKGRKVADHVNALIVPGSGLVKEQAEAEGLDKIFIEAGFEWREPGCSMCLAMNADKLAPGERCASTSNRNFEGRQGFKGRTHLVSPAMAAAAAIAGHFVDIRDFK; this is encoded by the coding sequence ATGTCCGCCCCGAGAACCCTCTACGACAAAATCTGGGACGACCACCTGGTCGAAACGCAGGACGACGGCTCCTCTCTCATTTACATCGACCGGCATCTGGTCCACGAGGTGACGAGCCCGCAGGCCTTCGAGGGACTGCGCATGAGCGGCCGCAAGGCGCGGGCGCCGGAAAAGACGCTCGCCGTCGTCGACCACAACATTCCGACCACCGACCGCTCCAAGGGCGTCGACGATCCGGAATCGGCCCTGCAGATCGAGACGCTGGCCAGGAACGCCGCCGAGTTCGGCCTGGAATATTACGACGAGCACGACGTTCGCCAGGGCGTCGTCCACATCATCGGACCGGAGCAGGGCTTCACCCTGCCCGGCACGACGATCGTCTGCGGCGACAGCCACACCTCGACCCACGGCGCCTTCGGTGCGCTGGCCCATGGCATCGGCACCTCCGAGGTCGAGCACGTGCTCGCCACCCAGACGCTGATCCAGTCCAAGGCCAAGAACATGCGCGTCACCGTCGACGGCACGCTGCCCGACGGCGTCACCGCCAAGGACATCGTGCTGGCCATCATCGGCGAGATCGGCACCGGCGGCGGCACCGGCCACGTCATCGAATATGCCGGCGAGGCGATCCGCGCGCTTTCCATGGAAGGCCGCATGACGGTCTGCAACATGACGGTGGAAGCCGGTGCCCGCGCCGGCATGGTCGCGCCGGACGAAAAGACCTTCGAATATCTGAAGGGGCGGCCGAAGTCGCCGAAGGGCACGGCCTGGGAGATGGCCGTCGACTATTGGAAGACGCTGGTCACCGACGAGGGCGCGGCGTTCGACGCCGAGGTCCGCCTCGACGCCGCCAACCTGCCGCCGCTCATCACCTGGGGCACCAGCCCGGAGAACGTCGTCGCCATCACCGGCAACGTGCCGGATCCGGCAAAGATCGAGGACCCGGTGAAGCGGGGCGCCGTGGAGCGTGCCCTCGCCTATATGGGCCTTGAGGCCGGCACCAAGATGACCGACATCGCCATCGACCGCGCCTTCGTCGGCTCCTGCACCAACGGCCGCATCGAGGATCTCCGCGCCGCCGCCGCTGTCGCCAAGGGCCGCAAGGTCGCCGACCACGTCAACGCCCTGATCGTGCCGGGCTCCGGCCTCGTCAAGGAACAGGCCGAAGCGGAAGGCCTCGACAAGATCTTCATCGAGGCCGGCTTCGAATGGCGCGAGCCGGGCTGCTCCATGTGCCTGGCCATGAATGCCGACAAGCTGGCGCCGGGCGAGCGCTGCGCCTCGACCTCGAACCGCAACTTCGAGGGCCGCCAGGGCTTCAAGGGCCGCACCCATCTGGTGTCGCCGGCCATGGCCGCAGCGGCCGCAATCGCCGGCCATTTCGTCGACATCCGCGATTTCAAGTAA
- a CDS encoding glutamine amidotransferase — protein sequence MTVMHRIDGRGERPQRVLIVLHQETSTPGRVGQSLVRRGFTLDIRRPRFGDPLPTTMAEHAGAVIFGGPMSANDTDAFVHREIDWTGVPLAEGAPFLGICLGAQMLVRHIGGKVEPHAESCAEIGYYPIRPTEAGKALFSWPEKVYQWHREGFDLPREATLLARGDLFPNQAFRVGAAAYGIQFHPELTLAMMHRWTVKGAERMKLPCAQGRSDHFAGRAVYDAPLRAWLEKFLDMWIGRADAPAPAAAKSAAE from the coding sequence ATGACCGTCATGCACCGGATCGATGGCAGGGGAGAGCGGCCGCAGCGCGTTCTCATCGTCCTCCACCAGGAAACCTCGACGCCCGGACGGGTCGGGCAGTCGCTCGTCAGGCGCGGCTTCACGCTCGACATCCGCCGTCCGCGCTTCGGCGACCCGCTGCCCACGACCATGGCCGAGCACGCCGGCGCCGTCATCTTCGGCGGTCCGATGAGCGCCAACGACACCGACGCCTTCGTCCATCGCGAGATCGACTGGACCGGCGTGCCGCTGGCGGAAGGTGCGCCGTTCCTCGGCATCTGCCTCGGCGCCCAGATGCTGGTCCGCCATATCGGCGGCAAGGTCGAGCCCCATGCCGAAAGCTGCGCGGAGATCGGCTACTACCCGATCCGCCCGACAGAGGCCGGCAAGGCGCTCTTTTCCTGGCCGGAAAAGGTCTACCAGTGGCACCGGGAAGGCTTCGACCTGCCGCGCGAGGCAACGCTCCTTGCCAGGGGCGACCTGTTCCCGAACCAGGCCTTCCGGGTCGGCGCCGCCGCCTATGGCATCCAGTTCCACCCCGAACTGACGCTCGCCATGATGCACCGCTGGACGGTGAAGGGCGCCGAACGCATGAAGCTGCCCTGCGCCCAGGGCCGCAGCGACCACTTCGCCGGCCGCGCCGTCTATGACGCGCCGCTCAGGGCCTGGCTGGAGAAATTCCTCGACATGTGGATCGGCCGTGCCGACGCACCGGCCCCCGCCGCCGCGAAAAGCGCCGCTGAATAA